In the genome of Acidobacteriota bacterium, the window GACCAAGTGCCAGGTGACCGTGGAGGGAGGAAGTGTGTCGTTTCCTCCGCAAGGTGGGAACGGCAGCATCACGGTTTCCGCCGCCCGCGAGTGCTCGTGGTCGGCGCAGGCCTCCGACGGATGGATTCGCCTGAGCGCGGCGTCCGGCCAGGGCGATGGTGCGGTCCGGTTTGCCGTGGACCAGAACAGCGCGACGCAGGCGCGAGACGCCGCGATCCAGGTGTCGAATGGCGAGCAGATCGCCGTTCACCAGGAAGCGCTGCCGCCGCCACCTCCGCCGGCGCCTGCGCCGTCACCGTCACCGTCACCGTCACCCTCCGGTCCGGCGCCGGCCCCCTCCCCGGCGCCTGACCCTGATACCGGTCGAACCCTGGAGGTGGAGGGGGAAGTTTCGTCGCTGCAAGGGAGCTGCCCGAACCTGCAGTTCGTCGTCTCGCAAAGGGTGATTCGCACGAACGCGGCGACCGAGTTCAGGAAGTTGAAGTGCGGCGAAATCCGGAATGGCACGGACGTGAAGGCGAAGGGAGTTGTGCAGGCCGATGGCTCGATCCTCGCGACCCGCGTTGAGAAGGACTAGCCTGGCGGCCGGCGTCATCGCGCTGGTGGCGTGCCCCACCGCCATGGCGCAGACCACCGAGGCACCGCGGCAGTCGGTCGCCGAGGTGCTGTCGTTTCTCCTGACCAACCAGGCGGTGCCGACCGGCGACTTCGCGAAGGACCGCGAGGCTGCCGCCGCCACCAGCGCCACGATCGCGCGCGCGCTGCTCGTCAACCTCACGACACAGCCGCTGGCCTCAGCGTCCAGCGGCTTCAGCTACCGGTTCAACTCGGAGCTTGGCACCTTCGAACGCGCGAGCGACAGCTTCGGCGCGTTCATTGCCGAGCGGGTCCAGACGACGGCGGCGGGCCAGGTGTCGATTGGCATTACGTACCGATATGCCGATTTCGATCGGCTCGACGGTCGAGACCTGCGCGACGGATTCGTGACCACGGCAAACCGGTTCCGCGACGAGACCGCGCCGTTCGACGTGGAGACGCTCACCCTGCGGCTGCGGACGCACACGCTTGCGCTGGTTGCGAACGCCGGGATCGCGGACCGTGTGGAGATCTCGGGGGCGATCCCGTTCGTGGCGCTGCAAATGGAGGGGGCGCGCACCAACGTGTATCGCGGCAGCACGTTCGTGCAGGCGTCGGGGCAGGCGGATGTGGCGGGACTCGGCGACGCCATCGCGCGCGTGAAGGTGCGCGTGGCCGGGAACCGGTCCGCCGGCTTCGCGCTGGGGGCGGACGTGCGGCTGCCGACGGGGCGGGAGGAAGATCTGCTCGGCGCCGGGCGCACCGGCTACCGCGTGCTGGCGATCACCTCCGCCGAGGGGCGGCAGGTGGCGGTGCATGGGAACGCGTTCCTCGCGCGCGGCGGGCTGTCGGACGAGACCGGCCTCACCGGCGCGCTGGCGTTCACGCCGGCGCCGGCCCTGACGGTCTCAACCGAGCTGCTCGTGAGGAACCTCTCGGAAATCCACTCCATCGAGGAGTTCACGGCGGCGCACCCGACGATCCGCGGCGTTGAAACGCTGCGCCTCGTGGCGGGCACGGCATCCACCACGCTGTCGATCGTGTCGATCGGCTTCAAGTGGAACGCCAGCGAGACGTGGCTGGTGAACGGCGGCGTGGCGGTCCCGATCGGGGACCGCGGCCTGGCCGCGCGGTGGTCGCCGACCATCGGGGTCGAGTACACCTTCAAGTAGCAATCGACTATAGTTGGCTCCTCCGCATGTGCTTTCAGGAGGAGCCCTCATGCACTCTC includes:
- a CDS encoding BACON domain-containing protein, encoding MIGAMVRDLCRLAPAVLGIFFAVSCGSTSTSSVTAPSQTKCQVTVEGGSVSFPPQGGNGSITVSAARECSWSAQASDGWIRLSAASGQGDGAVRFAVDQNSATQARDAAIQVSNGEQIAVHQEALPPPPPPAPAPSPSPSPSPSGPAPAPSPAPDPDTGRTLEVEGEVSSLQGSCPNLQFVVSQRVIRTNAATEFRKLKCGEIRNGTDVKAKGVVQADGSILATRVEKD